From the Candidatus Eremiobacterota bacterium genome, the window GACGAGTTTCTCAACGGATTGCCCCAAGGTCTTGATACTGTTGTCGGCGACAGGGGAGTATGCATCTCGGGCGGGCAGCGGCAGCGTATAGCTCTCGCAAGGGCGATCATCAGGCGTCCTGAGCTCCTTATTCTTGACGAAGCGACAAGCTCGCTGGACAGCATCTCAGAGAAGCTCATCCAGGAAGCCATAGAAAAAATCGCCCATGAGACGACGGTGGTGGTGGTCGCCCACCGGCTCTCGACAGTGGTCAACGCAGATTATATCTATGTGCTTGATGAGGGAAAAATCGTTGAAGAGGGCACCTTTGAAGATCTGTGCGTCGGGACAGGCGTGTTCCATGAACTGGCTAAGGTTCAGGGAATGGTGGAATAATTGCTGAAAATTCAGGGAATGTCTTGAAAAGTCCAATTAGGGATAGTGAGGACTAAGCGATGAAGATGGTTGTTTTTGGGGGTTCAGGTTTTTTAGGGAGTCATGTCGCTGATGCGCTTACTGACTCTGGGCAATCGGTAGTAATATATGATGTAAAAGAATCACCTTATTTGAGAGAAGGCCAACTTATGCAAGTTGGTGACATTCTGGATTTTGAAAAAGTACTCTCTGCGGTGAAAGGCTCCGATTATGTATATAATTTTGCCGGGATAGCGGACCTTGACGATGCAACCACTAAACCGCTGGATACAATTCATTTGAATATTGTGGGGAATGCCAATATACTTGAAGCTTCGAGACTCGCGAGCATAAAGCGATATATATATGCAAGCACCATATATGTTTATAGTCAGAAAGGTGGATTTTATCGTTGTAGTAAACAGGCATCAGAGCTCTATATTGAAGAATACCGTCGCAGATTTGGGTTGAATTTTACCATCCTGAGGTATGGCACTCTTTATGGGCAGAGAGCGGATCATAAGAACAGTATTTTCCGTTATCTTAAGCAGGCTCTGGAGAAAGGGAGAATTAAGTGCACAGGTACAGGCGATGAAGTCCGTGAGTATATATATGTTAAAGACGCAGCCCGCTTGAGCCTTGATGTATTGGATAAGCAGTTTGAAGATTCACATGTTATCATATCGGGCTATCATGCAATGAAACTCAGTGATATGCTGAAAATGATAGGTGAGATATTGAATAAAGAAATAAAAATTGACTATGATAACAAAGAAAACTTTAATCATTATATCTATACTCCATATTCCTATAGCCCCAGAATAGGTCACAAGCTGGTAAGTGATAGATACCTTGACATGGGGCAGGGACTTCTTGAGTGCATCCAAGAAATGGATAGAATAATTCATAATCAAGAAAATGGATGAATTATATGCATATTGGCAGCTCCCTCGCCGACTGCCTGATGAAGATTCCACAATACTAAGTTTTCTTTCTCCTAAAAAGGAAATCGAGCTTCAAAAAAAATTCAGGGGAAATATTATTAATGCTCGTGATATCGCAATAAAGGTAAAAGATGAGGCTATAAGGGCTTATTTGGAACTGATCGCAGGCTTAGGTGCAACACCGATCAAGGAGAGAGGGAATATAACATTAAGGCAAGCTTTGAGAGGCACCAATGGTTATTCAAAATGGTGGTTTCACAAAGTGTCCCACAGAGATTGCGAATCAGACAAGACTTTTAACCATATTATCGAAATTGCAATATTACAATCTGTAATTAAGGCAAAGAATTATAAAAAAGTCTTCCTTTATGAATGCTCCGAGCAGGTTTTTAAGGTCCTTAGAAGCAGATTTCCCGTTGATGGCATAAGAATATATCGGCAGCATGGCATAGCTTACATTTTTCTCAGAGGCTTATTGAGCAGAGTGAAGGAATTTTTCCTCTTTCTGTACTATAAGCATCGCACCCGTAAAATTCATTGTAATGAAAAGATCTTGGATGTTGTTTTTTCTGGTTTTCTTGATTGGAGTGTAAGGGAGAAAAAAGGTGGTGGCATAGAGGATCGTTTCTTTCGCTCACTGCCAGAGGTGCTTTTAGCAAAAGGACTCAGAACGGGATGGTTTATCTGGCTTGATCCCCGTGTTGAACCAGTAATTAGAGGAAAGAAATTAGAGCCTCTTATTGAATTTCTAAATAATAATGATAAGGTAATTCTGCTTCAAAATTTCTTGAGTCTTATAGATTGCTTAAGAGCTTTAACGGATTTCTCATCATTGTTTTGTTATTTGAAATATTGTCAAGACCTCTCATTCAGAGAGCTTTTTATTTATAATGGTCTTGATTATTATCCATTATTAAGAGAACCTCTTTACTATGGCTTTATTAACGGTACATTACCTCGTCTTGAAATGGTTTTTCTTGCCGCCAGTAGAGCATTCAAAAAGTATGCTCCCAAAATCACCATGAGTTTTCTTGAGCTTTACCCCTATTCCCGTGCTTTTTATTTGGGAGCCCAGAGTTCTGCTGTACCAGTGCTGAATTATGCAATGCAGCACGCAAGTTACAGCAGAGAAAAAGTCTTTGGTATCATTGATCCGGAGAGAGAATATCATGGCAGTCCCGATGATTGTCCTATCCCAAGTCCTCATGGTGTTTTTGTTATGGGAGATTTGGGTAAAGAGGTATTTATTTCGAATGGCTTTCCCGAGGAGCGTGTTTTCCTCACTGGTTCATCACGATATGAAAATATAAAAACCACCCCTTTTGAGAATAAAACAGGAGAGAATGAAAGCATAAGGCTCCTGATTGTCGCATCTCTTGACAGAGATGCAGATATTGAACTCCTGGAAGCAGTATGCTTGGCAACATCTAATATTGATATGATAAAAGTGCATCTTAGAAATCATCCCTTCGCGCATCTGGATCAACATCCTCAGTTTGTGGAGTTCAGAAAACGTATTTCAATAACAGATGACAACCTGGAAGAGGACGTGAAGAAGGCCGATCTGATCCTCTTTTCAAACTCATCTGTTGCAGAAGAAGCATTAATAAGAGGCAAACCAGTATGGCAATGGCGCTCTAAAACATACAATTCATCAGT encodes:
- a CDS encoding NAD(P)-dependent oxidoreductase, whose amino-acid sequence is MKMVVFGGSGFLGSHVADALTDSGQSVVIYDVKESPYLREGQLMQVGDILDFEKVLSAVKGSDYVYNFAGIADLDDATTKPLDTIHLNIVGNANILEASRLASIKRYIYASTIYVYSQKGGFYRCSKQASELYIEEYRRRFGLNFTILRYGTLYGQRADHKNSIFRYLKQALEKGRIKCTGTGDEVREYIYVKDAARLSLDVLDKQFEDSHVIISGYHAMKLSDMLKMIGEILNKEIKIDYDNKENFNHYIYTPYSYSPRIGHKLVSDRYLDMGQGLLECIQEMDRIIHNQENG